The following proteins are co-located in the Lepus europaeus isolate LE1 chromosome 15, mLepTim1.pri, whole genome shotgun sequence genome:
- the TRIM23 gene encoding E3 ubiquitin-protein ligase TRIM23 isoform X1, producing the protein MAALLVNKPGAGLDSGRQGSRGTAVVKVLECGVCEDVFSLQGDKVPRLLLCGHTVCHDCLTRLPLHGRAIRCPFDRQVTDLGDSGVWGLKKNFALLELLERLQNGHIGQYGAAEEAIGISGESIIRCDEDEAHVASVYCTVCATHLCSECSQGTHSTKTLAKHRRVPLADKPHEKTMCSQHQVHAIEFVCLEEGCQSSPLMCCVCKEYGKHQGHKHSVLEPEANQIRASILDMAHCIRTFTEEIADYSRKLVGIVQHIEGGEQIVEDGIGMAHTEHVPGTAENARSCVRAYFSDLHETLCRQEEMALSVVDAHVREKLIWLRQQQEDMTILLSQVSTACLHCEKTLQQDDCRVVLAKQEITRLLETLQKQQQQFTEVADHIQLDASIPVTFTKDNRVHIGPKMEIRVVTLGLDGAGKTTILFKLKQDEFMQPIPTIGFNVETVEYKNLKFTIWDVGGKHKLRPLWKHYYLNTQAVVFVVDSSHRDRISEAHSELAKLLTEKELRDALLLIFANKQDVAGALSVEEITELLSLHKLCCGRSWYIQGCDARSGMGLYEGLDWLSRQLVAAGVLDVA; encoded by the exons atggctgctctgcttgtaaACAAGCCTGGAGCTGGACTAGACAGTGGCCGGCAAGGCAGCCGGGGGACGGCCGTGGTGAAG GTGCTGGAGTGTGGAGTTTGTGAAGATGTCTTTTCCTTACAAGGAGACAAAGTACCTCGCCTTCTGCTGTGCGGCCACACTGTCTGTCACGACTGCCTCACCCGCCTCCCTCTTCATGGGAGAGCAATCCGCTGCCCGTTTGATCGCCAAGTAACAGACCTCG gaGATTCCGGAGTCTGgggattgaaaaaaaattttgctttattGGAGCTCTTGGAACGACTGCAGAATGGACATATTGGTCAGTATGGAGCTGCAGAAGAAGCCATTGGGATATCTGGAGAG AGCATTATTCGTTGTGATGAAGATGAAGCTCATGTTGCATCTGTATACTGCACTGTATGTGCAACTCACTTGTGCTCAGAGTGTTCCCAAGGTACTCATTCTACAAAGACTTTAGCAAAGCACAGGCGAGTGCCTCTAGCTGATAAACCTCATGAGAAAACCATGTGCTCTCAGCACCAGGTGCATGCCAttgagtttgtttgtttggaagaaGGTTGTCAAAGTAGCCCACTCATGTGCTGTGTCTGCAAAGAATACGGAAAACACCAAGGTCACAAG CATTCAGTACTGGAACCAGAAGCTAATCAGATTCGAGCATCAATTTTAGATATGGCTCACTGCATACGGACGTTCACTGAGGAAATAGCAGATTATTCCAGAAAACTAGTTGGAATTGTTCAGCACATTGAAGGTGGAGAACAAATAGTTGAAGATGGAATTGGAATGGCTCACACAgaacat GTACCAGGTACTGCAGAGAATGCTCGATCATGTGTCCGAGCTTATTTTTCTGATCTACATGAAACTCTGTGTCGACAAGAAGAAATGGCTCTAAGTGTTGTTGATGCTCATGTTCGTGAAAAGCTAATTTGGCTCAGGCagcaacaggaagatatgactattttGTTGTCTCAGGTTTCAACAGCCTGCCTCCATTGTGAAAAGACTTTACAACAG GATGATTGCAGAGTTGTCTTGGCAAAACAAGAAATTACAAGGTTACTGGAAACACTGCAGAAGCAGCAACAGCAGTTTACAGAAGTTGCAGATCACATTcaattggatgccagcatccctgtcACTTTTACAAAG GACAATAGAGTTCACATTGGACCAAAAATGGAAATTCGAGTTGTCACATTAGGATTggatggtgctggaaaaactactATTTTGTTTAAATTGAAACAGGATGAATTTATGCAGCCCATTCCAACAATTG GTTTTAATGTGGAAACCGTTGAatataaaaatctgaaattcactATTTGGGATGTAGGTGGAAAACACAAGTTAAGACCATTGTGGAAACATTATTACCTTAATACCCAAG CTGTTGTATTTGTTGTTGATAGCAGTCATAGAGACAGAATTAGTGAAGCACATAGTGAACTTGCAAAGTTGTTAACGGAAAAAGAACTCCGAGATGCTTTGCTACTGATTTTTGCTAATAAACAG GATGTTGCTGGAGCACTATCAGTAGAAGAAATCACTGAACTGCTCAGTCTCCATAAACTGTGCTGTGGCCGTAGCTGGTATATTCAGGGCTGTGATGCTCGAAGTGGTATGGGGCTGTACGAAGGGTTAGACTGGCTCTCACGGCAACTTGTGGCCGCAGGAGTACTGGATGTTGCTTGA
- the TRIM23 gene encoding E3 ubiquitin-protein ligase TRIM23 isoform X3, whose protein sequence is MCSQHQVHAIEFVCLEEGCQSSPLMCCVCKEYGKHQGHKHSVLEPEANQIRASILDMAHCIRTFTEEIADYSRKLVGIVQHIEGGEQIVEDGIGMAHTEHVPGTAENARSCVRAYFSDLHETLCRQEEMALSVVDAHVREKLIWLRQQQEDMTILLSQVSTACLHCEKTLQQDDCRVVLAKQEITRLLETLQKQQQQFTEVADHIQLDASIPVTFTKDNRVHIGPKMEIRVVTLGLDGAGKTTILFKLKQDEFMQPIPTIGFNVETVEYKNLKFTIWDVGGKHKLRPLWKHYYLNTQAVVFVVDSSHRDRISEAHSELAKLLTEKELRDALLLIFANKQDVAGALSVEEITELLSLHKLCCGRSWYIQGCDARSGMGLYEGLDWLSRQLVAAGVLDVA, encoded by the exons ATGTGCTCTCAGCACCAGGTGCATGCCAttgagtttgtttgtttggaagaaGGTTGTCAAAGTAGCCCACTCATGTGCTGTGTCTGCAAAGAATACGGAAAACACCAAGGTCACAAG CATTCAGTACTGGAACCAGAAGCTAATCAGATTCGAGCATCAATTTTAGATATGGCTCACTGCATACGGACGTTCACTGAGGAAATAGCAGATTATTCCAGAAAACTAGTTGGAATTGTTCAGCACATTGAAGGTGGAGAACAAATAGTTGAAGATGGAATTGGAATGGCTCACACAgaacat GTACCAGGTACTGCAGAGAATGCTCGATCATGTGTCCGAGCTTATTTTTCTGATCTACATGAAACTCTGTGTCGACAAGAAGAAATGGCTCTAAGTGTTGTTGATGCTCATGTTCGTGAAAAGCTAATTTGGCTCAGGCagcaacaggaagatatgactattttGTTGTCTCAGGTTTCAACAGCCTGCCTCCATTGTGAAAAGACTTTACAACAG GATGATTGCAGAGTTGTCTTGGCAAAACAAGAAATTACAAGGTTACTGGAAACACTGCAGAAGCAGCAACAGCAGTTTACAGAAGTTGCAGATCACATTcaattggatgccagcatccctgtcACTTTTACAAAG GACAATAGAGTTCACATTGGACCAAAAATGGAAATTCGAGTTGTCACATTAGGATTggatggtgctggaaaaactactATTTTGTTTAAATTGAAACAGGATGAATTTATGCAGCCCATTCCAACAATTG GTTTTAATGTGGAAACCGTTGAatataaaaatctgaaattcactATTTGGGATGTAGGTGGAAAACACAAGTTAAGACCATTGTGGAAACATTATTACCTTAATACCCAAG CTGTTGTATTTGTTGTTGATAGCAGTCATAGAGACAGAATTAGTGAAGCACATAGTGAACTTGCAAAGTTGTTAACGGAAAAAGAACTCCGAGATGCTTTGCTACTGATTTTTGCTAATAAACAG GATGTTGCTGGAGCACTATCAGTAGAAGAAATCACTGAACTGCTCAGTCTCCATAAACTGTGCTGTGGCCGTAGCTGGTATATTCAGGGCTGTGATGCTCGAAGTGGTATGGGGCTGTACGAAGGGTTAGACTGGCTCTCACGGCAACTTGTGGCCGCAGGAGTACTGGATGTTGCTTGA
- the TRIM23 gene encoding E3 ubiquitin-protein ligase TRIM23 isoform X2 has translation MAALLVNKPGAGLDSGRQGSRGTAVVKVLECGVCEDVFSLQGDKVPRLLLCGHTVCHDCLTRLPLHGRAIRCPFDRQVTDLGDSGVWGLKKNFALLELLERLQNGHIGQYGAAEEAIGISGESIIRCDEDEAHVASVYCTVCATHLCSECSQGTHSTKTLAKHRRVPLADKPHEKTMCSQHQVHAIEFVCLEEGCQSSPLMCCVCKEYGKHQGHKHSVLEPEANQIRASILDMAHCIRTFTEEIADYSRKLVGIVQHIEGGEQIVEDGIGMAHTEHVPGTAENARSCVRAYFSDLHETLCRQEEMALSVVDAHVREKLIWLRQQQEDMTILLSQVSTACLHCEKTLQQDDCRVVLAKQEITRLLETLQKQQQQFTEVADHIQLDASIPVTFTKDNRVHIGPKMEIRVVTLGLDGAGKTTILFKLKQDEFMQPIPTIGFNVETVEYKNLKFTIWDVGGKHKLRPLWKHYYLNTQGCCWSTISRRNH, from the exons atggctgctctgcttgtaaACAAGCCTGGAGCTGGACTAGACAGTGGCCGGCAAGGCAGCCGGGGGACGGCCGTGGTGAAG GTGCTGGAGTGTGGAGTTTGTGAAGATGTCTTTTCCTTACAAGGAGACAAAGTACCTCGCCTTCTGCTGTGCGGCCACACTGTCTGTCACGACTGCCTCACCCGCCTCCCTCTTCATGGGAGAGCAATCCGCTGCCCGTTTGATCGCCAAGTAACAGACCTCG gaGATTCCGGAGTCTGgggattgaaaaaaaattttgctttattGGAGCTCTTGGAACGACTGCAGAATGGACATATTGGTCAGTATGGAGCTGCAGAAGAAGCCATTGGGATATCTGGAGAG AGCATTATTCGTTGTGATGAAGATGAAGCTCATGTTGCATCTGTATACTGCACTGTATGTGCAACTCACTTGTGCTCAGAGTGTTCCCAAGGTACTCATTCTACAAAGACTTTAGCAAAGCACAGGCGAGTGCCTCTAGCTGATAAACCTCATGAGAAAACCATGTGCTCTCAGCACCAGGTGCATGCCAttgagtttgtttgtttggaagaaGGTTGTCAAAGTAGCCCACTCATGTGCTGTGTCTGCAAAGAATACGGAAAACACCAAGGTCACAAG CATTCAGTACTGGAACCAGAAGCTAATCAGATTCGAGCATCAATTTTAGATATGGCTCACTGCATACGGACGTTCACTGAGGAAATAGCAGATTATTCCAGAAAACTAGTTGGAATTGTTCAGCACATTGAAGGTGGAGAACAAATAGTTGAAGATGGAATTGGAATGGCTCACACAgaacat GTACCAGGTACTGCAGAGAATGCTCGATCATGTGTCCGAGCTTATTTTTCTGATCTACATGAAACTCTGTGTCGACAAGAAGAAATGGCTCTAAGTGTTGTTGATGCTCATGTTCGTGAAAAGCTAATTTGGCTCAGGCagcaacaggaagatatgactattttGTTGTCTCAGGTTTCAACAGCCTGCCTCCATTGTGAAAAGACTTTACAACAG GATGATTGCAGAGTTGTCTTGGCAAAACAAGAAATTACAAGGTTACTGGAAACACTGCAGAAGCAGCAACAGCAGTTTACAGAAGTTGCAGATCACATTcaattggatgccagcatccctgtcACTTTTACAAAG GACAATAGAGTTCACATTGGACCAAAAATGGAAATTCGAGTTGTCACATTAGGATTggatggtgctggaaaaactactATTTTGTTTAAATTGAAACAGGATGAATTTATGCAGCCCATTCCAACAATTG GTTTTAATGTGGAAACCGTTGAatataaaaatctgaaattcactATTTGGGATGTAGGTGGAAAACACAAGTTAAGACCATTGTGGAAACATTATTACCTTAATACCCAAG GATGTTGCTGGAGCACTATCAGTAGAAGAAATCACTGA